The Flavobacterium marginilacus genome window below encodes:
- a CDS encoding BamA/TamA family outer membrane protein: MNKCFFFFKIKNSFAKDVRRSILFKEKKNVAKIAVFILISVFFYACNSEKRVPARKQLLVKNEIFENDKLLKNQTIYDQLYQQPNSDILGYRMLLNIYNLANPNPDSTFNLKYLNNKKKYDREVKWLSAKQIEGLRHSFWYLGIHNFLKETGEAPVIADTLKAIKSLTRLKSYYFNNGYFDIKASYKLDSLTPKKAQIKYYLATGNPYFIDSVKTKIKTPALDSLYQGVKSALIPGNQYKTEDFENEKNYISTYFRNHGAYRFQPNYINFDIDTINKKNKATVVLNVENYSYQENDSTKTEPFKIYKISGIKIFTDYSTANHNKAVKDSVTYNNMTLYGFEKIKYTPHAITDAIFITKGDVFTDTKTVLSTRYLNNLKTFNYPVIQYEIDKKDITAQSLIAKVYLTPRKKFSFGYTLDFTHSNIEDFGITGSITETVRNVFNGAETLELSARGNIGASNDIANSNDSFFNVSEYGVDAKLNFPRVLFPVKTEKIIPKSMIPSTVISLGLSKQTNIGLDKENFTGSFSYNWTPKKNTTTRLDLLNFQFVRNLNPSNYFHVYTSSYDAINSIGKTYNVNPLNVDTSGNLIIENGTTGFTNDVLTLKTALTPNDAEFQNVNSIEQQRIRLTDNDFILATNFNFTKTSRKDLQDNDFYTFRTKIESAGTILSAISAIGNIPKNQNGNYELFNLEYSEYIKTEFDFIKHWSVGKTGIFAMRSFFGIAIPYGNSNTIPFTKSYFAGGSNDNRAWQPYNLGPGSSSFSNDFNEANMKIAFSGEYRFPIAGKWGGAFFADAGNIWNVLDAVTYEAAKFSSVKDLSEIAVGTGFGLRYDVSFFVVRIDLGFKTYNPAKETGERWFTQYNFANSVFNFGINYPF; encoded by the coding sequence ATGAATAAATGTTTTTTTTTCTTTAAAATAAAAAATAGTTTTGCCAAAGATGTAAGGCGGTCTATACTTTTTAAGGAGAAAAAGAATGTGGCAAAAATAGCAGTATTTATTCTAATTAGTGTTTTTTTCTATGCTTGTAATTCAGAAAAAAGAGTTCCTGCCAGAAAACAGCTCCTTGTAAAAAACGAAATTTTTGAGAATGATAAATTACTCAAAAACCAGACTATTTATGATCAGTTATATCAGCAGCCTAACAGTGATATATTAGGATATCGAATGCTGCTGAACATCTACAATCTGGCAAATCCTAATCCTGATTCTACTTTTAATCTGAAATATTTAAATAATAAAAAAAAATATGACAGAGAGGTTAAATGGCTTTCGGCAAAACAGATTGAGGGACTTCGACATTCGTTTTGGTATCTTGGGATTCACAATTTTTTAAAAGAAACGGGAGAAGCACCAGTAATAGCAGATACTTTAAAAGCAATAAAATCACTTACAAGGCTCAAAAGTTATTATTTTAACAACGGTTATTTTGATATTAAAGCGTCATACAAACTAGATTCTCTGACCCCTAAAAAAGCTCAGATAAAGTACTATTTGGCTACTGGAAATCCTTATTTTATTGATTCTGTAAAGACCAAAATAAAAACTCCTGCTTTAGATTCACTTTATCAAGGTGTAAAATCGGCATTGATTCCTGGAAATCAATACAAAACTGAAGATTTTGAAAATGAAAAAAATTATATCAGTACTTATTTTAGAAATCATGGAGCTTATCGTTTTCAGCCCAATTATATCAATTTCGATATAGATACTATCAATAAAAAAAACAAAGCAACAGTGGTTTTAAATGTTGAAAATTATTCGTACCAAGAAAACGATTCGACGAAAACGGAGCCTTTTAAAATATACAAAATCAGCGGGATTAAAATTTTCACAGACTACTCGACAGCAAATCACAATAAAGCAGTTAAGGATAGTGTGACATATAATAATATGACTTTATACGGTTTTGAAAAAATAAAGTATACGCCGCACGCCATAACAGATGCTATATTTATCACCAAAGGAGATGTGTTTACTGATACCAAAACTGTTTTGTCTACCAGATATTTGAATAATTTAAAAACCTTTAATTATCCAGTTATCCAATATGAAATCGATAAAAAAGATATAACTGCACAGTCTTTGATTGCTAAAGTTTATTTAACTCCCCGAAAAAAATTCAGCTTTGGCTATACTTTAGATTTTACACATTCTAATATTGAAGATTTTGGTATTACAGGAAGTATCACAGAGACAGTGCGGAATGTATTTAATGGCGCCGAAACATTAGAACTTTCGGCTAGAGGTAATATTGGAGCATCAAACGACATTGCTAATTCTAATGATAGTTTTTTTAATGTGTCTGAATATGGTGTAGATGCAAAATTGAATTTCCCTCGGGTGTTATTTCCAGTCAAAACCGAAAAAATAATCCCAAAAAGCATGATTCCTTCTACAGTGATTAGTCTGGGGCTTTCCAAACAAACCAATATTGGACTGGACAAGGAAAACTTTACAGGATCTTTTTCATACAATTGGACTCCAAAAAAAAATACAACCACGCGTTTGGATCTTTTAAATTTTCAGTTTGTCCGCAATCTGAATCCTAGTAATTATTTTCATGTTTATACCAGTTCTTATGATGCTATAAATAGTATTGGAAAAACCTATAATGTAAATCCGCTCAATGTGGACACCAGCGGCAATTTAATTATAGAGAATGGAACAACAGGTTTTACAAATGATGTTTTAACACTCAAGACAGCGCTGACGCCAAATGATGCTGAATTTCAAAATGTAAACAGTATTGAACAGCAGCGAATAAGACTTACTGATAATGATTTTATACTGGCAACTAATTTTAATTTTACAAAAACAAGCCGAAAGGATTTGCAGGACAATGATTTTTATACTTTCAGAACAAAAATAGAATCTGCGGGTACTATATTGTCAGCAATATCTGCAATTGGAAATATTCCTAAAAACCAGAACGGAAATTATGAGCTTTTTAATTTAGAATATTCTGAGTATATAAAAACGGAATTTGATTTCATAAAACATTGGAGTGTTGGTAAAACTGGCATCTTTGCCATGCGCAGTTTTTTTGGAATTGCTATCCCATACGGGAACTCAAATACAATCCCGTTTACAAAAAGTTACTTTGCAGGAGGATCAAATGACAACAGAGCATGGCAGCCTTACAATCTTGGGCCAGGGAGCAGTTCCTTTTCTAATGATTTTAATGAAGCCAACATGAAAATTGCTTTTAGCGGCGAATATCGTTTTCCAATTGCTGGCAAATGGGGAGGAGCTTTTTTTGCAGATGCGGGTAATATTTGGAACGTTTTGGATGCAGTTACATATGAAGCGGCAAAGTTTAGCAGTGTAAAAGACTTGAGCGAAATCGCTGTAGGAACAGGATTTGGTCTCCGATATGATGTGAGTTTCTTCGTTGTTAGGATAGATTTAGGATTTAAAACCTACAATCCAGCCAAGGAAACTGGGGAAAGATGGTTTACACAATATAATTTTGCAAATTCTGTATTTAATTTTGGTATCAATTACCCTTTTTAA
- a CDS encoding carboxy terminal-processing peptidase: MKKNYKKLIAVVCLSVSLYAFTSDLNNSKKAIDPDKDKLLMEVLMFVINKGHYSPAAIDDNFSKGVYGEYIKALDPSKRFFLQSDIIEFSKYELELDDQLMNKDLTFFNLTYDRLMLRMGEGNKIYKEILNTPFDYKIEESFNVDYDKAPYAKNNIELKEKWRKQIKLSTLSSFTDKKKLENEKKLKDSKYIIKTDAVLEAETRESSMKSLNESFGSMNELKREDWFALYINSIMSGFDPHTTYFAPEEKEKFDVSISGKFEGIGAQLQKKNDYIEVLELISGGPAWRGKLLEKGDLIIKVAQSNGAALDIVGMRLPDVIKKIKGPKGSEVRLTVKKADGTIQIIPIIRDIVEIEETYVKSSVIEKNGLKYGVIYLPKFYVDFENKDGKGRDAAKDMAQEVDRLKTAGVKGIVLDVRDDGGGSLETAVKIAGLFIEEGPIVQVRSALKKEILYDTDKKIEWDGPLVIMVNEFSASASEILAAAVQDYKRGIIVGSKQTFGKGTVQRVIGLNQYIKNNIYGDFGALKTTIQKFYRINGGSTQLEGVSSDVVMPDRYAYLKKGERDEANALPWDKIDSAVYKVWDSTSRFDEAVINSKKRIENNVQFKLIEENAKWIDSRSAEKEYSLNIDKFKIAQNLTEETAKKFKPIADYKNNLNFNSLPYELEAISKDPILKEKREKWHENLSKDIYVEEALNILNDLQPKSIVKTNIPIDKKGKLVKR; encoded by the coding sequence ATGAAGAAAAATTACAAAAAACTCATAGCTGTAGTATGCCTTTCGGTCAGCCTATATGCATTTACAAGTGATTTAAACAATTCCAAAAAAGCAATTGATCCCGATAAAGATAAACTGCTGATGGAGGTATTGATGTTTGTAATAAACAAAGGGCACTATAGTCCTGCAGCTATTGATGATAATTTTTCAAAAGGAGTTTATGGCGAGTATATAAAAGCTTTGGATCCGTCCAAACGTTTTTTCCTGCAGTCGGATATAATTGAGTTTTCTAAATACGAACTGGAGCTGGATGATCAGTTAATGAACAAAGATCTGACTTTCTTTAATCTGACTTATGACCGTTTGATGCTTCGTATGGGCGAGGGAAATAAAATATATAAAGAAATATTAAACACTCCTTTCGATTATAAAATTGAGGAGAGTTTTAATGTCGATTATGATAAGGCACCATATGCTAAAAACAATATAGAATTAAAAGAAAAATGGAGAAAACAAATTAAATTATCTACGCTTTCCTCTTTTACAGACAAGAAAAAATTGGAAAACGAAAAGAAGTTAAAGGATTCAAAATATATAATAAAAACGGATGCCGTTCTGGAAGCAGAGACAAGAGAAAGTTCTATGAAGTCATTGAATGAATCTTTTGGGTCTATGAATGAATTAAAAAGAGAGGATTGGTTTGCATTGTATATTAATTCTATTATGTCGGGATTCGATCCTCATACTACTTATTTTGCTCCAGAAGAAAAAGAAAAATTTGATGTAAGCATAAGCGGTAAATTTGAAGGTATTGGTGCTCAATTACAAAAGAAGAACGATTACATTGAAGTCTTAGAGCTTATTTCTGGAGGTCCGGCATGGAGAGGGAAACTATTGGAGAAAGGAGATTTAATTATTAAAGTAGCTCAGTCAAATGGTGCTGCTTTAGATATTGTAGGTATGCGTCTGCCAGATGTTATAAAAAAAATTAAAGGTCCAAAAGGTTCCGAAGTCCGTCTTACTGTAAAAAAAGCAGATGGTACGATTCAAATTATTCCAATCATTAGAGACATTGTTGAAATTGAAGAAACGTATGTAAAATCAAGTGTTATTGAGAAAAACGGTCTAAAATACGGCGTTATTTATCTGCCTAAATTTTATGTCGATTTCGAAAACAAAGACGGAAAGGGAAGAGACGCCGCTAAAGATATGGCTCAGGAAGTAGATCGTTTAAAAACAGCTGGCGTGAAAGGAATTGTTCTTGACGTACGTGACGATGGCGGAGGTTCATTGGAAACAGCTGTAAAAATTGCAGGTTTATTTATAGAGGAAGGACCCATAGTTCAGGTTAGGTCAGCTTTAAAAAAAGAAATTCTGTATGATACTGATAAAAAAATAGAATGGGACGGTCCCTTGGTAATTATGGTAAATGAATTCTCTGCTTCTGCTTCTGAGATATTGGCAGCAGCAGTTCAGGATTATAAACGCGGGATAATAGTCGGCAGTAAACAAACCTTTGGTAAAGGAACCGTTCAAAGAGTAATCGGCCTGAATCAATATATTAAGAATAATATTTACGGAGATTTTGGAGCTTTAAAGACAACTATTCAAAAATTTTATAGAATCAACGGCGGTTCTACTCAATTAGAGGGAGTAAGCAGTGACGTGGTAATGCCGGATCGTTATGCTTATTTAAAAAAGGGGGAACGTGATGAAGCGAATGCTTTGCCTTGGGATAAAATAGATTCAGCTGTTTATAAAGTTTGGGACAGCACTTCAAGATTTGATGAAGCTGTTATCAATAGCAAAAAGAGAATTGAAAATAATGTTCAATTTAAATTAATCGAAGAAAACGCAAAATGGATTGACAGCAGAAGCGCTGAAAAAGAGTACAGCCTGAATATCGATAAATTTAAAATTGCCCAAAATCTGACTGAAGAAACGGCCAAAAAATTTAAACCAATCGCTGATTATAAAAATAATTTAAATTTTAATTCATTGCCATATGAATTAGAAGCAATAAGTAAAGATCCTATTCTAAAAGAAAAAAGAGAAAAATGGCATGAAAATTTATCGAAAGACATTTATGTTGAAGAAGCTTTAAATATTTTGAATGATCTACAGCCAAAATCAATTGTCAAAACCAATATTCCTATCGATAAAAAAGGGAAATTAGTTAAAAGATAA
- a CDS encoding porin family protein, protein MKKIIVLILLCIAVKGNSQNSKGIFSKDPIINLENWQKKRLYFGFFLGFNSYDFKIDYKTVGPDVQVDKSGGFNVGLVTNFRLQEYLDLRFEPGLYYSDRTLHYPSNAAFDTPNDAIRKVNSTYVNFPLLLKFSALRTGNIRPYLLGGVSANLNLSSNAKSPDDNLEERFRVKTWTTNYELGIGIDIFSEYFIFSPSLRGQFGLSDELIRDKNPNSPWTGNIESMKSRAILINFTFH, encoded by the coding sequence ATGAAAAAAATAATTGTTTTAATTTTATTGTGTATTGCTGTAAAAGGGAACTCTCAAAATTCTAAAGGAATTTTTAGTAAGGATCCGATAATTAATTTAGAAAATTGGCAAAAGAAGAGACTCTATTTTGGTTTTTTCTTAGGATTCAATTCTTATGATTTTAAAATTGATTATAAAACTGTAGGTCCTGATGTGCAGGTGGATAAATCGGGAGGTTTCAATGTAGGACTTGTGACAAACTTCAGGCTTCAGGAATATTTAGACTTAAGGTTTGAACCAGGTCTCTATTATTCAGACAGAACTCTGCATTATCCTTCAAACGCAGCTTTTGACACTCCGAATGATGCAATAAGAAAGGTAAACAGCACCTATGTTAATTTTCCGTTACTGCTAAAATTTTCAGCCCTTAGAACTGGAAATATAAGACCTTATTTACTGGGGGGAGTATCTGCAAATTTAAATTTGTCGAGCAATGCAAAATCCCCAGATGACAATCTCGAAGAGCGGTTTAGAGTAAAGACCTGGACAACCAATTATGAATTGGGAATTGGAATTGATATTTTTTCAGAGTATTTTATATTCTCGCCTTCCCTTAGAGGACAATTTGGACTTTCAGATGAATTAATTCGGGATAAAAATCCAAACAGCCCTTGGACCGGCAATATAGAATCTATGAAATCGAGAGCAATTTTAATTAATTTCACCTTTCATTAG
- a CDS encoding carboxy terminal-processing peptidase, whose product MNSIVSFMKRNYKILIAVVCLSVTLFAFNINSRKAIDPDRDKLLLELLTFVIEKGHYNPAIVDDDFSKGVYKDYIAALDPSKRFFLQSDINEFSKFELELDDQLNNKDLTFFNLTYDRLMLRMDESKKIFKDILSKPFDYSVDEDFNVDYDKAPYAKNSTELKEKWRKQIKLSTLSSFTDKKKLEEDKKLKDPKYVEKSDAALEAETRESSLTSLNDSFGFMNELKRDDWFTLYINSIMSRFDPHTTYFAPEEKERFDVSMSGKLEGIGARLQKKNDYTEISELISGGPAWRGKQLEAGDLVMKVAQGNGVPVDVVGMRLDDVVKKIKGPKGSEVRLTVKKVDGTIQIISIIRDIVEIEETYAKSSVVEKNGNKYGVIYLPKFYIDFENKDGRDAGKDIALEVDRLKKAGVKGIALDVRDDGGGSLSTVVDIAGLFIEQGPIVQIKSAGKKKEILYDTDKKIEWDGPLVIMVNEFSASASEILAAAIQDYKRGIIIGSKQTYGKGTVQNVIDLNQFVRNNSTGDLGALKTTTQKFYRINGGSTQLEGVSSDVVMPDRYAYLKMGERDEENAMKWDKIDPAPYTVWDKNSKFDQAVANSKQRIEKNIQFQLIEENAKWIDSRSHENTYSLNADKFKVAQNQIEEAAKKFKPIIDYQNNLKFTSLPYELEGFSKDSVLKEKRDRWHESLSKDIYVEEALNVLEDLQPKAIVKTSIPGDKKGKLVKS is encoded by the coding sequence TCTAGAAAAGCTATAGATCCGGATAGAGACAAACTGCTTTTGGAATTATTAACTTTTGTAATTGAGAAAGGACATTATAATCCTGCTATTGTTGATGATGATTTTTCAAAAGGAGTCTACAAAGATTATATTGCAGCATTGGATCCGTCCAAACGTTTTTTCCTGCAGTCGGATATTAATGAGTTTTCCAAATTCGAATTGGAATTAGATGATCAATTGAATAATAAAGATTTAACCTTTTTTAATCTTACATATGATCGTTTAATGCTTCGTATGGATGAAAGCAAAAAAATATTTAAAGATATCTTAAGCAAACCTTTTGACTATAGTGTTGATGAAGATTTCAATGTGGATTATGATAAAGCGCCATATGCTAAAAACAGCACTGAACTAAAAGAAAAATGGAGAAAACAAATTAAATTATCTACTCTTTCGTCTTTTACAGATAAGAAAAAACTGGAAGAGGATAAGAAATTGAAAGATCCAAAATATGTAGAAAAAAGTGATGCAGCTTTAGAGGCAGAAACCAGAGAGAGTTCTTTGACTTCATTGAATGATTCTTTTGGGTTTATGAATGAATTAAAAAGAGACGATTGGTTTACATTATATATCAATTCAATTATGTCTCGTTTTGACCCGCATACTACTTATTTTGCTCCAGAAGAAAAGGAAAGATTTGACGTGAGCATGAGCGGTAAACTTGAAGGAATTGGTGCCAGACTGCAAAAGAAAAATGATTACACTGAAATTTCAGAATTAATATCAGGCGGGCCGGCTTGGAGAGGAAAACAGCTGGAAGCAGGAGATTTAGTAATGAAAGTCGCTCAGGGTAATGGTGTGCCGGTTGATGTGGTTGGAATGCGTCTGGATGATGTTGTTAAAAAAATTAAAGGGCCAAAAGGTTCTGAAGTTCGTCTGACAGTTAAAAAAGTTGATGGAACTATTCAGATTATATCTATAATACGCGATATTGTTGAGATTGAAGAAACGTATGCGAAATCAAGTGTGGTTGAAAAGAATGGTAACAAATACGGAGTAATTTATCTTCCTAAATTTTATATCGATTTTGAAAACAAAGACGGCAGAGATGCTGGTAAAGACATTGCACTTGAGGTCGACAGATTGAAAAAAGCAGGCGTGAAAGGTATTGCTCTTGATGTTCGCGATGATGGCGGAGGATCTTTGTCTACTGTTGTTGATATTGCAGGTTTGTTTATTGAGCAGGGGCCAATTGTTCAAATAAAATCAGCAGGAAAGAAAAAAGAGATTCTGTATGATACGGATAAAAAAATCGAGTGGGATGGTCCATTGGTAATCATGGTAAATGAATTTTCTGCTTCTGCTTCAGAGATTTTGGCTGCAGCTATTCAGGATTATAAAAGAGGAATTATCATTGGAAGTAAACAGACTTATGGTAAAGGAACTGTTCAAAATGTGATAGATTTGAATCAATTTGTACGTAATAATTCTACAGGAGATTTAGGTGCGCTGAAAACAACCACTCAGAAATTTTACAGAATTAATGGAGGTTCAACACAATTAGAAGGAGTAAGCAGCGATGTAGTTATGCCGGATCGTTATGCATATTTAAAAATGGGTGAACGTGATGAGGAGAACGCAATGAAATGGGACAAAATTGATCCAGCTCCATATACGGTATGGGATAAAAATTCAAAATTTGATCAAGCGGTTGCTAATAGTAAACAAAGAATTGAGAAAAATATTCAATTTCAATTGATTGAAGAAAATGCAAAATGGATCGATAGCAGAAGCCATGAGAATACTTACAGCTTGAATGCAGATAAATTTAAAGTAGCTCAAAATCAGATAGAGGAAGCTGCTAAAAAGTTTAAACCTATTATTGATTATCAAAACAATTTAAAATTCACTTCATTGCCATATGAATTAGAAGGATTTAGCAAAGATTCAGTTCTGAAAGAAAAAAGAGATAGATGGCACGAAAGTCTGTCAAAAGACATTTATGTTGAAGAAGCTTTAAATGTTTTGGAAGATTTACAGCCAAAAGCAATTGTAAAAACCAGTATTCCTGGTGATAAAAAAGGAAAGCTGGTTAAATCATAA
- the fbaA gene encoding class II fructose-bisphosphate aldolase yields MAHNIKPGVATGDQVQEIFRYAKEKGFALPAVNVIGSDTINGVLETAAKLNAPVIIQFSNGGAQFNAGKGLSNAGEKAAIAGGIAGAKHIHTLAEAYGATVILHTDHCAKKLLPWIDGLLDASEAHFAATGKPLFSSHMIDLSEEPIEENIEICKGYLERMSKMGMTLEIELGITGGEEDGVDNSDVDSSKLYTQPEEVAYAYEELSKVSPRFTIAAAFGNVHGVYKPGNVKLTPKILKNSQDYVQDKFKTGSNPVDFVFHGGSGSTLEEIREGISYGVIKMNIDTDLQFAFTEGIRDFMVNNIDYLKTQIGNPTGADAPNKKFYDPRKWLREGEVTFTARLEQAFADLNNVNTL; encoded by the coding sequence ATGGCACACAATATTAAACCCGGAGTAGCTACAGGAGACCAAGTTCAGGAAATATTTAGATATGCAAAAGAAAAAGGCTTTGCCCTTCCTGCAGTAAATGTTATAGGATCTGACACAATTAATGGAGTACTGGAAACTGCTGCAAAACTAAATGCCCCAGTTATTATTCAATTTTCAAATGGAGGAGCGCAATTCAATGCAGGAAAAGGACTTTCTAATGCTGGTGAAAAAGCAGCTATTGCAGGTGGTATTGCTGGAGCAAAACACATACATACATTGGCAGAAGCTTACGGTGCAACTGTTATTTTGCATACTGACCATTGTGCAAAAAAATTATTACCATGGATTGATGGGTTATTAGACGCTTCAGAAGCACATTTTGCAGCAACTGGTAAGCCTTTATTCTCTTCACACATGATTGATTTATCTGAAGAGCCTATCGAAGAGAACATCGAAATCTGTAAAGGATATTTAGAGAGAATGAGCAAAATGGGAATGACACTTGAAATCGAACTTGGAATTACAGGTGGTGAAGAAGATGGTGTTGACAATTCTGATGTTGACAGCTCAAAATTATACACACAGCCAGAAGAAGTAGCATATGCTTACGAAGAATTATCAAAAGTGAGTCCAAGATTTACAATTGCAGCTGCTTTTGGAAATGTTCACGGAGTTTACAAACCAGGAAACGTAAAATTAACTCCAAAAATCTTGAAAAATTCTCAAGATTACGTTCAGGATAAATTCAAAACAGGTTCAAACCCAGTTGATTTCGTTTTCCACGGAGGATCTGGTTCTACACTAGAAGAAATCAGAGAAGGAATCAGCTATGGCGTTATAAAAATGAATATCGATACTGATTTGCAGTTTGCATTTACTGAAGGTATCCGTGATTTTATGGTGAACAATATTGATTACTTAAAAACTCAAATTGGAAACCCAACTGGTGCAGATGCTCCAAACAAAAAATTCTACGATCCAAGAAAATGGCTTCGTGAAGGTGAAGTAACTTTCACAGCAAGACTTGAGCAGGCTTTCGCTGACCTGAACAATGTGAATACATTGTAA
- the ubiE gene encoding bifunctional demethylmenaquinone methyltransferase/2-methoxy-6-polyprenyl-1,4-benzoquinol methylase UbiE has translation MPKEITPYKDSSLSKKEQVAQMFDTISGNYDSLNRVISFGIDVKWRKKVLKLVSETNPQTILDIATGTGDLAILMSQTKAKKIIGLDISAGMLEIGTKKIQEKNLSQTIEMVLGDSENMPFEDNYFDAITVAFGVRNFEHLETGLTEILRVLKPGGIFVILETSVPDKTPYKQGYNFYSKNILPLIGKVFSKDNAAYGYLSESAAAFPYGEALNNILRKTGFIMVNALPQTFGVATIYSASKK, from the coding sequence ATGCCAAAAGAAATTACCCCATATAAAGATTCTTCTCTCAGTAAAAAAGAACAAGTTGCCCAAATGTTTGATACAATTTCTGGCAACTATGACAGTCTAAACCGCGTAATTTCGTTTGGAATAGACGTTAAATGGAGAAAAAAAGTTTTGAAATTAGTTTCAGAAACTAACCCTCAGACTATATTAGATATTGCTACAGGAACTGGTGATCTTGCTATTTTAATGTCACAAACCAAAGCAAAAAAAATTATTGGTCTTGATATCTCTGCAGGAATGCTTGAGATAGGGACTAAAAAAATTCAAGAAAAAAATCTCTCACAAACTATCGAAATGGTATTGGGAGACTCAGAGAATATGCCTTTTGAGGACAATTATTTTGATGCAATAACGGTTGCGTTTGGTGTTAGGAATTTTGAACATCTTGAAACAGGTCTTACAGAAATCCTCAGGGTATTAAAGCCTGGCGGAATATTTGTTATTCTGGAAACATCCGTGCCTGATAAGACACCATATAAACAAGGATACAATTTTTACAGTAAAAACATTTTGCCTCTAATCGGAAAAGTTTTCTCAAAAGACAATGCAGCTTATGGATATTTATCTGAATCTGCGGCTGCTTTTCCTTATGGTGAGGCTTTAAACAATATTTTGAGAAAAACTGGGTTTATAATGGTGAACGCATTGCCTCAGACATTTGGCGTTGCAACTATTTATTCTGCTTCCAAAAAATAA
- a CDS encoding TrmH family RNA methyltransferase — protein MLSKNQIKLISSLQQKKYRFANQLFFAEGVKVIQELVKSNFELEHLYTIKEDFKEISSHSKTLISENELNKISALTTPNTCLAVFKIPVENKITESGLVLALDSVRDPGNMGTILRLCDWFGIQQLVCSKETVDIYNPKVVQATMGSITRVNVNYVDLVSFLEKTKLPVFGTFMDSENIYTTALPQEGIIVMGNEANGISESIEKLIAKRITIPRFGELQITESLNVATATAIILSEFRRQGLN, from the coding sequence ATGCTTAGTAAAAACCAAATAAAACTTATATCTAGTCTGCAGCAAAAAAAATATCGTTTTGCTAATCAGCTGTTTTTTGCTGAGGGTGTAAAAGTAATTCAAGAATTAGTAAAATCAAATTTTGAACTGGAACATCTTTACACGATCAAAGAAGATTTCAAAGAAATTTCTTCTCACAGCAAGACACTCATCTCTGAAAATGAACTGAACAAAATAAGCGCCTTAACTACTCCAAATACGTGTTTGGCAGTGTTCAAAATTCCTGTTGAAAACAAAATAACTGAATCCGGACTCGTGCTTGCTCTAGACTCTGTCCGTGACCCAGGCAACATGGGAACGATTCTTAGGCTGTGCGATTGGTTTGGAATTCAGCAGTTAGTGTGTTCAAAAGAAACTGTTGATATTTATAACCCAAAAGTAGTTCAGGCAACTATGGGTTCAATTACTAGAGTAAACGTTAATTATGTCGATTTAGTTTCTTTTCTTGAAAAAACTAAACTGCCTGTCTTTGGAACCTTTATGGACAGTGAAAATATTTACACAACAGCTTTACCTCAGGAAGGTATTATTGTTATGGGAAATGAAGCAAACGGCATCTCTGAAAGCATAGAAAAACTGATTGCAAAAAGAATCACCATTCCTCGTTTTGGAGAACTCCAAATCACCGAAAGTTTGAATGTAGCTACAGCAACTGCCATTATTTTAAGCGAATTCAGGAGACAGGGTTTGAATTAA